The Lysobacter oculi genomic sequence ACCGATGCGCTCCTCGCGCAGGGGATCGGCGGCATCGACCACGTGCAGCAGCAGGTCGGCCTCGCGCGCTTCGGACAGCGTGGAGCGGAACGCGGCGACCAGTTCGTGCGGCAGGTCGCGCACGAAGCCGACGGTATCGGCCAGCAACGCGTGCCCACCCGGCAGGTCGATGCGGCGCACGGTTGGGTCCAGCGTGGCAAACAGCTGATCGGCGGCATAGGCCTGCGCGCCGGTCAGCGCATTGAACAGCGTCGACTTGCCGGCATTGGTGTAGCCCACCAGCGCGATCCGCGGCAAGGCGCTGCGCACCCGCGAACGGCGCATCTGGGTGCGCTGCACTTCCACTTTTTCCAGGCGCTTCTGCAACTGCTCGACGCGCTTCTGCAGCAGCCGGCGGTCGGTTTCCAGCTGGGTTTCACCCGGACCGCGCAGTCCGATGGAGCCGCCGCGCTGGCGTTCCAAGTGCGTCCAGCCGCGCACCAACCGCGTGGCGAGGTGCTTGAGCTGGGCCAGTTCCACCTGCAACTTGCCTTCGTGCGAATGCGCACGCTGCGCGAAGATGTCGAGGATCAATCCGGTGCGATCCACCACCCGACGCTCCAGCAGCTTCTCCAGGTTGCGTTCCTGGCCCGGTGAGAGTTGATGGTTGACGAGGATGAGGTCGGCGCCGACCGCATCGGCGGCCGCCTTCACTTCCTCCAGCTTGCCACTGCCGATCAGCGTGGCCGGGTTGGGCTTGTCGATGCGCGCGGTGGCGACATGCAGCACCTGCGCACCGGCGGAGCGCGCCAGTTCGGCGAATTCCTCCATCACTTCGTCTTCGGGCGCGCCGCCGCGATGCGGCTGGATCAGCAGGGCGTTCTCGCCCTTCTTGGAGCGGTCAAACAATTCCACCGGTCAGTGTCCTGTTGCCTGCATGACGCGGTGGAACGTGGAAGCTCTCCGCATCAGTCGTCGATCTGGGCGACGGCCATCTCGCCGTCTTCGCCATTGGATTGCACATAGCCGCCGCCCGGCCCCACGCGCACGTTGCGCGCCGGCACCACGGTGGAAATGGCGTGCTTGTAGACCATCTGGCTCACGGTATTGCGCAGCAGGACCACGAACTGGTCGAACGATTCAATCGTCCCCTGCAGCTTGATGCCGTTGACCAGGTACACGGACACCGGCACGCGCTCGCGGCGCAGCGCGTTGAGGAAGGGATCCTGCAAGGATTGGGCTTTCGACACGTCTGTCCCCTTTTTTCTTGTTTGTTGTTGTTGTGATGTCGCCAATGCCGGCCCTCACCCGGCCGGACGCCCGAGTTTAGCGCAGGCCCGCAATCAGGCGGGCAGGATGCGTCCGGCGGCCTCGCGCAGGCGTCCGGTTTCGCGATGCGGGTCAAACCACAGGGCATCGTGGCGGCCACGG encodes the following:
- the hflX gene encoding ribosome rescue GTPase HflX yields the protein MFDRSKKGENALLIQPHRGGAPEDEVMEEFAELARSAGAQVLHVATARIDKPNPATLIGSGKLEEVKAAADAVGADLILVNHQLSPGQERNLEKLLERRVVDRTGLILDIFAQRAHSHEGKLQVELAQLKHLATRLVRGWTHLERQRGGSIGLRGPGETQLETDRRLLQKRVEQLQKRLEKVEVQRTQMRRSRVRSALPRIALVGYTNAGKSTLFNALTGAQAYAADQLFATLDPTVRRIDLPGGHALLADTVGFVRDLPHELVAAFRSTLSEAREADLLLHVVDAADPLREERIGQVDAVLEEIGAGDLPQVLVYNKIDRLEQIVPRFERGEDTRPRAWVSARDALGLDELREGLAQLFGMRRITTTLRLPSDAARLRSQLHGLGAIRAESHDEDGWRLDIDLPESDARRLLADPHAAVLREHLPPGEDDPI
- the hfq gene encoding RNA chaperone Hfq, translated to MSKAQSLQDPFLNALRRERVPVSVYLVNGIKLQGTIESFDQFVVLLRNTVSQMVYKHAISTVVPARNVRVGPGGGYVQSNGEDGEMAVAQIDD